A section of the Fibrobacter sp. UWB15 genome encodes:
- a CDS encoding helix-turn-helix domain-containing protein, with protein sequence MEYKDYILSEAIRLVFVESRRQRGLTQNGLSIKSNITRQFISQVEVGKRLPSINTICALANAYNKSLSQLFYEVDRFYPLIENKKRLFKIPSSIAAETRQNMTDYINNAKKQK encoded by the coding sequence GTGGAATACAAGGATTACATTCTCAGCGAAGCCATTAGGCTTGTTTTTGTGGAAAGTCGTCGACAGAGGGGCCTTACCCAAAACGGACTTTCCATTAAGTCAAACATTACCCGGCAATTCATATCGCAAGTCGAAGTCGGAAAAAGACTTCCGTCCATCAATACCATATGTGCGCTGGCCAATGCCTACAACAAATCACTATCCCAGCTGTTTTATGAAGTAGACCGCTTTTACCCCCTAATCGAGAACAAGAAGCGCCTCTTTAAAATTCCGTCGAGTATTGCTGCAGAAACAAGGCAAAATATGACAGATTACATCAATAACGCAAAAAAACAGAAGTAA
- the rlmN gene encoding 23S rRNA (adenine(2503)-C(2))-methyltransferase RlmN: MEWPKNIKTLTEDELKAWLRDQDEKPFRASQIQKWLFCQQVKSYDEMGNISPALREKLANQFSLRALTEEQRMVSVDGTVKWLFKTHDDHHIETVMIPANGRYSVCVSTQVGCAMNCAFCRTAKMGFTRNLEAGEILEEIINVNWYLKDSGLLNEEGKTAQVTNIIFMGMGEPLNNLENVHRVCCTLHNQSLFNMGSKRMTVSTSGVVPKIKELVDRNTPCCLAVSLNSTNNEYRSSVMPVNKTWPIEKLLEAVDEYIRRTDNYVTFEFVLIQDITCTPKAAKELIRICAPRRVKVNAIVLNDGDDPTLHAPTPEQVEDFLAMVRAAEIQITIRNPRGRDILAACGQLAYKKEGK, translated from the coding sequence ATGGAATGGCCAAAGAACATAAAGACGCTGACCGAGGACGAGCTCAAAGCTTGGCTCCGCGATCAGGATGAAAAACCGTTCCGTGCAAGCCAGATTCAAAAATGGCTCTTTTGCCAGCAAGTCAAAAGCTACGACGAAATGGGGAACATTTCCCCCGCCCTCCGCGAAAAACTGGCAAATCAGTTCAGCCTTCGTGCATTGACCGAAGAACAGCGCATGGTGTCGGTAGATGGCACGGTCAAGTGGCTTTTCAAGACCCACGACGACCACCATATCGAAACGGTGATGATTCCTGCAAACGGTCGCTATTCCGTATGCGTCTCGACCCAGGTCGGCTGCGCCATGAATTGCGCCTTCTGCCGTACTGCCAAAATGGGCTTTACCCGAAACCTGGAAGCAGGCGAAATCCTGGAAGAAATCATCAACGTGAACTGGTACCTGAAGGATTCTGGCCTTTTGAACGAAGAAGGCAAAACGGCCCAGGTCACCAACATCATCTTCATGGGAATGGGCGAACCCCTGAACAACCTGGAAAACGTGCACCGCGTCTGCTGTACGCTCCATAACCAGAGCCTGTTCAACATGGGTTCTAAGCGCATGACCGTAAGCACGAGCGGAGTCGTTCCCAAGATCAAGGAACTGGTGGACCGCAATACCCCCTGTTGCCTCGCCGTAAGTCTGAACAGCACCAATAACGAATACCGTTCGTCTGTGATGCCGGTGAACAAGACCTGGCCCATCGAAAAACTTTTGGAAGCGGTTGACGAATACATTCGCAGAACCGATAATTATGTAACGTTTGAATTTGTCCTGATTCAGGACATCACCTGCACCCCGAAGGCAGCCAAGGAGCTCATTCGCATTTGCGCCCCCCGCCGCGTGAAAGTGAACGCCATCGTACTAAACGACGGCGACGACCCCACGCTGCATGCCCCCACGCCGGAACAGGTAGAAGACTTTTTGGCAATGGTTAGGGCTGCCGAAATTCAAATCACGATCCGCAACCCGCGCGGCCGCGACATTCTCGCCGCCTGCGGGCAACTTGCGTACAAAAAGGAAGGTAAATAA
- a CDS encoding methyltransferase — MLTQNLPDFWDNLYAEGKDYWNLKKVTPALTEFFKHPSCPATGSVLVPGAGFGYDAEAWALRGHDVLAVDFAPSAVDELDHLSRKHKNLRSLDLDLFSLSPKDDKRGGQLFDIVYDYCCFTAIHPGRRDEFFEVCYKMMKDDGLLILFLYPLMNGKTLQGPPHATSEGELMARLGGVFDVVERIKPTNSIAGREGKEEIWLLKKCL; from the coding sequence ATGTTAACGCAGAACCTCCCGGATTTCTGGGATAATCTTTATGCCGAAGGCAAGGACTACTGGAATCTCAAGAAGGTGACGCCCGCTCTGACGGAATTTTTCAAGCACCCCTCTTGTCCCGCTACGGGCTCCGTTCTGGTTCCCGGCGCAGGCTTTGGCTACGATGCCGAAGCATGGGCTTTGCGCGGACACGACGTGCTGGCAGTCGACTTTGCCCCCTCTGCCGTCGATGAACTTGACCACTTGAGCCGCAAACACAAGAACCTGCGTTCTTTGGACCTTGACCTGTTCTCGCTTTCTCCCAAGGACGACAAGCGTGGCGGTCAGCTTTTTGATATCGTTTACGATTACTGCTGCTTTACGGCAATCCACCCGGGTCGCCGCGACGAATTCTTCGAAGTCTGCTACAAGATGATGAAGGACGACGGTCTGTTGATTCTTTTCTTGTACCCGCTTATGAACGGCAAGACTCTGCAGGGTCCGCCGCATGCCACCAGCGAAGGCGAACTCATGGCCCGTCTCGGCGGCGTGTTCGATGTCGTCGAACGTATCAAGCCCACAAACAGCATCGCCGGTCGCGAAGGCAAGGAAGAAATCTGGCTCCTTAAAAAGTGCCTGTAA
- a CDS encoding YchJ family protein: MAKDLCPCGSGKEYCECCEPIIKQKALAASPEALMRSRYTAYVKQEIGWLKESLEPTQRGDFDEPSVTAWSKESEWLGIEIKQTKTEEEKNIGWVEFIARFKQGNITRNHHELGEFHKVGGAWFFYDGRAVKQETVRHEGPVVGRNDPCPCGSGKKYKKCCGANK, translated from the coding sequence ATGGCAAAAGATTTATGCCCCTGCGGTTCCGGTAAGGAATACTGCGAATGTTGTGAACCGATCATCAAGCAGAAGGCTCTCGCAGCAAGCCCCGAAGCTTTGATGCGTTCTCGTTACACTGCTTACGTAAAGCAGGAAATCGGCTGGCTCAAGGAATCTCTCGAACCCACGCAGCGTGGTGATTTCGACGAACCGAGCGTGACCGCCTGGAGCAAGGAATCCGAATGGCTCGGCATCGAAATCAAGCAGACCAAGACCGAAGAAGAAAAGAACATCGGCTGGGTCGAATTTATCGCACGCTTCAAGCAGGGTAACATCACCCGTAACCACCACGAACTTGGCGAATTCCACAAGGTCGGTGGCGCATGGTTCTTCTACGACGGTCGTGCCGTGAAGCAGGAAACTGTCCGTCACGAAGGTCCGGTCGTTGGCCGAAACGATCCGTGCCCGTGCGGTTCCGGCAAGAAGTACAAGAAGTGCTGCGGCGCGAATAAGTAG
- the argC gene encoding N-acetyl-gamma-glutamyl-phosphate reductase → MFKVFVDGEAGTTGLQIYERLAKRTDIEVLRISPELRKDINERKRLINESDVTFLCLPDAAAVESAALCENPNTRVIDASTAHRVNPDWTYGMPELSPAQREAIAKAKRIANPGCHASGFILGVHPLVAAGILPKSANLAAYSITGYSGGGKKLIAEYEEAAALAHAAGESKAIMAPAPYALALAHKHLPEMKKYCELENTPFFNPVLGPYYKGMAVTVAIFANELTKKVGPEGLTEILAKHYEDSRFVKVMPYEAAPVLFNGRLDATVCNDTNNARIQVFGNETVMQVTTIIDNLGKGASGAAIQNMNIALGIDEGVSLS, encoded by the coding sequence ATGTTCAAAGTTTTCGTAGATGGTGAAGCAGGGACCACAGGCCTGCAGATTTATGAGAGACTCGCAAAGCGCACCGACATCGAAGTGTTGCGCATTTCTCCCGAACTCCGCAAAGACATTAACGAACGCAAGCGTCTCATCAACGAGTCCGACGTGACGTTCCTGTGCTTGCCCGATGCAGCAGCTGTCGAAAGTGCCGCCCTCTGCGAAAATCCGAACACTCGCGTGATCGACGCATCGACGGCTCACCGCGTAAACCCCGACTGGACCTACGGGATGCCGGAACTCAGCCCCGCCCAGCGTGAAGCAATTGCAAAGGCCAAGCGTATCGCGAACCCCGGTTGTCATGCCTCGGGCTTTATTCTCGGCGTACACCCGCTGGTTGCCGCAGGAATCCTCCCGAAGAGTGCAAACCTTGCCGCCTACAGCATCACCGGTTATTCCGGCGGCGGCAAGAAGCTAATTGCCGAATACGAAGAAGCTGCAGCTCTTGCACATGCAGCCGGTGAATCCAAGGCAATCATGGCGCCCGCCCCATACGCGCTCGCGCTCGCACACAAGCACCTCCCCGAAATGAAGAAGTACTGCGAACTCGAAAATACGCCGTTCTTCAACCCGGTGCTTGGCCCTTATTACAAGGGCATGGCGGTCACCGTCGCCATCTTTGCAAATGAACTCACCAAGAAGGTCGGCCCCGAAGGACTCACCGAAATCTTGGCGAAGCATTACGAAGATTCCCGTTTTGTGAAGGTGATGCCCTATGAAGCTGCCCCCGTGCTCTTTAACGGCCGCCTTGACGCTACCGTCTGCAACGATACGAACAACGCCCGCATCCAAGTGTTCGGCAACGAAACCGTGATGCAGGTGACGACGATTATCGACAACCTCGGCAAGGGCGCAAGCGGTGCCGCCATCCAGAACATGAATATCGCCCTGGGAATCGATGAAGGCGTAAGCCTTTCCTAG
- the obgE gene encoding GTPase ObgE, protein MFLDEKSIEVRSGKGGDGICSFHREKFVPLGGPDGGDGGRGGHVILQVNEQFSTLLDMGNARLYKAQSGQPGGAKRCTGRSAEDLIVDVPRGTIVKDAEGRILADLTEPGQKWIAARGGKGGMGNQHFATPANQAPRKCTPGEKGERRELFLELKLMADVGLVGFPNAGKSSLVNKISSGRPKVGDYPFTTLEPVLGIVQMNGHSFVVADIPGLLEGASEGKGLGHQFLKHIERTHTLLFVIDGFAENAYEQFSVLKEELKAFHPKLAKKPYVIALNKSDLGIDEAIKQFKAHKEAVIVTSAVTGDGCKELTLALDEAVPHVQKKKVGWESKKLSSATTGIDGTGKKIAKSKASSASKISAKTGSKAASAKTARSKKKA, encoded by the coding sequence ATGTTCCTAGACGAAAAATCAATTGAAGTTCGCTCCGGCAAGGGCGGCGATGGCATTTGCAGTTTCCACCGCGAAAAGTTCGTACCCCTCGGCGGTCCCGATGGCGGTGACGGCGGTCGCGGCGGCCATGTGATTCTGCAGGTGAACGAACAGTTTTCCACCCTCCTCGACATGGGCAACGCTCGCCTGTACAAGGCGCAAAGTGGACAACCCGGTGGCGCCAAGCGCTGCACCGGCCGTAGCGCCGAAGACCTGATCGTAGATGTTCCGCGCGGCACCATCGTAAAAGATGCCGAAGGTCGCATTCTCGCAGACCTTACCGAACCCGGCCAGAAGTGGATTGCGGCTCGCGGCGGCAAGGGCGGCATGGGCAACCAGCATTTTGCAACGCCTGCCAACCAGGCCCCGCGCAAGTGCACACCCGGCGAAAAAGGCGAACGTCGCGAACTCTTCTTGGAACTCAAGCTTATGGCAGATGTGGGCCTCGTCGGTTTCCCGAACGCAGGCAAGTCGAGCCTCGTGAACAAGATTTCGAGCGGTCGCCCGAAAGTCGGCGACTATCCGTTCACCACACTCGAACCGGTGCTCGGCATCGTGCAGATGAACGGCCACAGCTTTGTAGTCGCAGACATTCCAGGTCTCTTGGAAGGCGCCAGCGAAGGCAAGGGCCTCGGCCACCAGTTCTTAAAGCATATCGAACGTACGCACACGCTCCTGTTCGTCATCGACGGCTTTGCTGAAAACGCCTACGAGCAGTTCAGCGTCCTTAAGGAAGAACTCAAGGCGTTCCACCCGAAGCTCGCCAAGAAGCCTTACGTGATTGCCCTCAACAAGAGCGACCTCGGCATCGACGAAGCGATCAAACAGTTCAAGGCCCACAAGGAAGCAGTCATCGTGACCTCCGCCGTAACAGGCGACGGCTGCAAGGAACTCACCTTGGCTCTGGACGAAGCCGTGCCCCACGTGCAAAAGAAGAAGGTCGGCTGGGAAAGCAAGAAACTCAGCAGTGCTACCACCGGCATCGACGGCACCGGCAAGAAAATCGCAAAGAGCA